From the Girardinichthys multiradiatus isolate DD_20200921_A chromosome 22, DD_fGirMul_XY1, whole genome shotgun sequence genome, one window contains:
- the sf3b5 gene encoding splicing factor 3B subunit 5 → MTDRYNIHSQLEHLQSKYIGTGHADTSKWEWLVNQHRDSYCSYMGHFDLLNYFSVAENESKARVRFNLMEKMLQPCGPPADKPDDA, encoded by the coding sequence ATGACGGACCGGTACAACATCCACAGTCAGCTGGAACATCTTCAGTCCAAGTACATTGGTACAGGACATGCTGACACCAGCAAGTGGGAATGGCTGGTTAACCAGCACCGTGACTCTTACTGCTCCTACATGGGGCACTTCGACCTGCTCAACTACTTCTCTGTTGCCGAGAACGAGAGCAAAGCACGTGTTCGCTTCAACTTGATGGAGAAGATGCTGCAGCCTTGTGGACCACCAGCAGACAAACCTGATGATGCTTAA